Proteins encoded together in one Bosea sp. (in: a-proteobacteria) window:
- the ggt gene encoding gamma-glutamyltransferase gives MRLSLILPLAPLLAAQIAVAQPLAPAPEAATGRSVGRLGTAQRFMAAAANPLAAAAGREILRAGGSAADAAITIQLVLNLVEPQSSGIGGGAFLVHWDEAARKATTLDGRETAPAAAKPDRFMKDGRPMPFREAVVGGRSVGVPGTLKLLEEAHHRWGKLPWVDLIAPALKLAEEGFTISPRLAGLLAGEKELPKNPLAAAYFYEPDGKPKAAGMLLKNPAFATTLRAIAARGAGALYTGPLAADIVATVTGHPTNPGDITLADLAAYRVEEREPVCGAYRIWRLCGMGPPSSGAVAIQQMLGMLEGRDLRRMGPGAEAAHWFSEAGRLAFADRALYLADPAFAAVPLRGLIDRDYIRSRGALIGPERSMGRAKPGDPPHRRAELLAPSEGVENGTSHISVVDAEGNAVAMTTTIEDGFGARLMTQGGFLLNNELTDFNFAPEEDGKPVANRVEPGKRPRSSMAPTLVFDAFGRLYAVVGSPGGSQIIGYVGKTLIALLDWRMDPQAAVDFGNFGSRNGPTELEKGTEAEAWKAALEARGHEVRLLEMTSGTQAIVKTPEGFSGGADGRREGVAIGD, from the coding sequence ATGCGCCTGTCTCTCATCCTGCCCTTGGCCCCCCTGCTGGCCGCCCAGATCGCCGTCGCGCAGCCGCTCGCCCCCGCCCCCGAAGCCGCGACCGGGCGCAGCGTCGGAAGGCTCGGCACCGCCCAGCGCTTCATGGCCGCCGCCGCCAATCCGCTGGCCGCGGCGGCCGGGCGCGAGATCCTGCGCGCCGGCGGCAGCGCGGCCGATGCCGCCATCACGATCCAGCTCGTGCTCAATCTGGTCGAGCCGCAGAGCTCCGGCATCGGCGGCGGCGCCTTCCTCGTCCATTGGGACGAGGCGGCCCGCAAGGCGACGACGCTGGACGGGCGCGAGACGGCGCCCGCGGCCGCAAAACCCGACCGCTTCATGAAGGACGGCAGGCCGATGCCGTTCCGGGAGGCCGTGGTCGGCGGCCGCTCGGTCGGCGTGCCGGGAACGCTGAAGCTGCTGGAAGAGGCGCACCACCGCTGGGGCAAGCTGCCCTGGGTCGATCTGATCGCTCCGGCGCTGAAGCTGGCCGAGGAGGGCTTCACGATCTCGCCGCGCCTGGCGGGGCTGCTGGCCGGCGAAAAGGAGCTGCCGAAGAACCCGCTGGCCGCGGCCTATTTCTACGAGCCGGACGGCAAGCCCAAAGCCGCCGGCATGCTGCTGAAGAACCCGGCCTTCGCGACGACGCTGCGCGCCATCGCGGCGCGGGGTGCGGGGGCCCTCTACACGGGGCCGCTCGCCGCGGACATCGTCGCGACCGTCACCGGCCACCCGACCAATCCCGGCGACATCACGCTAGCCGATCTTGCCGCCTACCGCGTCGAGGAGCGCGAGCCGGTCTGCGGCGCCTACCGGATCTGGCGCCTCTGCGGCATGGGTCCGCCGAGCTCGGGCGCCGTCGCCATCCAGCAGATGCTCGGCATGCTCGAAGGGCGGGATCTGCGCCGGATGGGGCCGGGCGCCGAGGCCGCGCACTGGTTCAGCGAGGCCGGCCGGCTCGCCTTCGCCGACCGGGCGCTCTATCTCGCCGATCCGGCCTTCGCCGCCGTGCCTCTGCGCGGCCTGATCGACCGCGACTATATCCGCTCGCGCGGCGCCCTGATCGGCCCCGAGCGCTCGATGGGCCGGGCCAAGCCTGGCGATCCGCCGCATCGGCGCGCCGAATTGCTCGCCCCTTCGGAGGGCGTCGAGAACGGCACCAGCCACATCTCGGTGGTGGATGCTGAGGGCAATGCCGTCGCCATGACCACGACGATCGAGGACGGTTTCGGCGCGCGCCTCATGACTCAAGGCGGCTTCCTGCTCAACAACGAATTGACCGATTTCAATTTCGCGCCGGAGGAGGACGGCAAGCCCGTCGCCAACCGGGTCGAGCCGGGCAAGCGGCCCCGCTCCTCGATGGCGCCGACGCTGGTCTTCGACGCTTTCGGCAGGCTTTATGCCGTGGTCGGCTCGCCGGGCGGCAGCCAGATCATCGGCTATGTCGGCAAGACGCTGATCGCGCTGCTCGACTGGCGGATGGACCCGCAAGCCGCGGTCGATTTCGGTAATTTCGGCAGCCGCAACGGCCCGACCGAGCTGGAGAAGGGCACGGAAGCCGAAGCCTGGAAGGCCGCGCTCGAAGCCAGGGGCCACGAGGTCCGCCTCTTGGAGATGACCTCGGGCACGCAGGCCATCGTCAAGACGCCGGAGGGCTTTTCGGGCGGCGCCGACGGAAGGCGCGAGGGCGTCGCGATCGGGGATTGA
- a CDS encoding LemA family protein, translating into MPFPIRFSRPLVWLVLGLFGTVLAGCGYNNVPTLEEKAKAAWSEVQNQYQRRADLIPNLVEAVKGYAAQEREVLTAVVEARARATQVKVDASTINDPAKFKEFQDAQNQLTGALGRLLVTVERYPELKSNQNFLALQSQLEGTENRVAVARRDYIQAVQAFNTEIRTFPGVIWAKLFWGAKPMETFTATAGAERPPAVKF; encoded by the coding sequence ATGCCGTTTCCTATCCGCTTCAGCCGGCCGCTCGTCTGGCTCGTGCTCGGCCTGTTCGGGACCGTGCTCGCCGGCTGCGGCTACAACAACGTGCCGACGCTGGAAGAGAAGGCGAAGGCCGCCTGGTCGGAGGTGCAGAACCAGTATCAGCGCCGCGCCGACCTGATCCCGAACCTCGTCGAGGCGGTGAAGGGCTATGCCGCGCAGGAGCGCGAGGTGCTGACCGCCGTGGTCGAGGCCCGCGCCAGGGCGACCCAGGTCAAGGTCGACGCCTCGACCATCAACGATCCGGCGAAGTTCAAGGAATTCCAGGACGCGCAGAACCAGCTCACCGGCGCGCTCGGGCGGCTGCTCGTCACGGTCGAGCGCTATCCGGAGCTGAAGTCGAACCAGAACTTCCTCGCCCTGCAGTCGCAGCTCGAGGGCACCGAGAACCGCGTCGCCGTGGCAAGGCGCGACTACATCCAGGCGGTGCAGGCCTTCAACACCGAGATCCGCACCTTTCCCGGCGTGATCTGGGCGAAATTGTTCTGGGGCGCCAAGCCGATGGAGACCTTCACGGCGACCGCCGGGGCCGAGCGCCCGCCCGCGGTGAAGTTCTAA
- a CDS encoding TPM domain-containing protein, whose protein sequence is MDAADRDAIAEAVRRAESLTAGEIVVVIDRAASSYRNVPVMMALTLALFVPWPLISLTTISAQKIFLIQLLCAAALLATLLWYGRGGRFVPGFVKRRRAHDVALREFTARGLTRTKGRTGVLIYIALQERYAEILTDTGIDGLAGEDAWGAIIEPLLAAAREDRLTEGLIAAVGAVGTVLAQHAPPVPDDVDELPNKVILL, encoded by the coding sequence ATGGATGCAGCCGACAGGGATGCGATCGCGGAAGCGGTGCGCCGGGCCGAGAGCCTGACGGCCGGCGAGATCGTCGTGGTGATCGACCGGGCGGCGTCGAGCTATCGCAACGTCCCGGTTATGATGGCGCTCACCCTGGCGCTGTTCGTGCCCTGGCCGCTGATCTCGCTGACCACGATCAGCGCGCAGAAGATCTTCCTGATCCAGCTTCTCTGCGCGGCGGCGCTCCTGGCGACGCTGCTCTGGTACGGCCGCGGCGGGCGCTTCGTGCCCGGCTTCGTCAAGCGTCGGCGCGCGCATGACGTGGCGCTGCGGGAGTTCACGGCGCGCGGGCTGACGCGGACGAAGGGACGCACCGGCGTCCTCATCTATATCGCGCTGCAGGAGCGCTATGCCGAAATCCTCACCGACACCGGTATCGACGGGCTGGCCGGGGAGGATGCCTGGGGCGCCATCATCGAGCCGCTGCTCGCCGCCGCGCGCGAGGACCGGCTGACGGAAGGGTTGATCGCGGCCGTCGGTGCGGTCGGCACGGTTCTGGCGCAGCATGCGCCGCCGGTTCCCGACGATGTCGACGAGCTGCCGAACAAGGTGATCCTGCTCTGA
- a CDS encoding thioredoxin family protein, with the protein MSPRPRHLAATAAALALGLAAARAEAPAKPLKAVIELFTSQGCSSCPPADALVMELARDPGLIALTLPVTYWDYLGWKDTLGKDSFARRQKFYAKARGDGQVYTPQAVVNGTAHAIGSERADIEKAVSQFAATGFAASVTLKEEGGALRIRVAPAAGGAATSAGVWVLPTTHQAAVPVTRGENQGRTLSYANVVRGMVRVGDWTGGETTLTAPLSATEAPEADGYVVIVQAERTGKHGLTMPGAILGAARGPAGGPARR; encoded by the coding sequence ATGTCCCCTCGCCCGCGCCATCTCGCAGCGACTGCCGCGGCCCTTGCGCTGGGCCTGGCGGCGGCGCGGGCCGAGGCGCCGGCAAAGCCGCTCAAGGCGGTGATCGAGCTCTTCACCAGCCAGGGCTGCTCCTCCTGCCCACCGGCCGACGCGCTGGTGATGGAGCTCGCCAGGGACCCCGGGCTGATCGCGCTCACCCTGCCGGTGACGTATTGGGACTATCTCGGCTGGAAGGACACGCTCGGCAAGGATTCCTTCGCCCGTCGCCAGAAGTTCTACGCCAAGGCCCGCGGCGACGGGCAGGTCTACACCCCCCAGGCCGTCGTCAACGGCACCGCCCATGCGATCGGCTCGGAGCGGGCGGATATCGAGAAGGCGGTGAGCCAGTTCGCCGCGACCGGCTTTGCAGCGAGCGTCACGCTGAAGGAGGAGGGCGGCGCGCTCCGGATCCGGGTCGCGCCGGCCGCAGGCGGGGCCGCGACGAGCGCCGGCGTCTGGGTGCTGCCGACCACGCATCAGGCGGCCGTGCCGGTCACCCGCGGCGAGAACCAGGGCCGCACGCTCTCCTATGCCAATGTCGTGCGCGGCATGGTCCGCGTCGGCGACTGGACCGGCGGGGAGACGACCTTGACCGCGCCGCTCTCGGCGACCGAGGCCCCGGAGGCCGACGGCTATGTCGTCATCGTCCAGGCCGAGCGCACCGGCAAGCACGGCTTGACGATGCCGGGCGCAATCCTCGGTGCGGCCAGGGGACCGGCCGGGGGACCGGCGCGCCGCTGA
- a CDS encoding lipid A biosynthesis lauroyl acyltransferase, translating to MIGVIRALFGFLRLLGPDRASDLGGWLLRTASPLIPVNRVALANIRAAFPEKDEAEVRRIARGAWENLGRVAGEYANLGALFDYDYHNPDKPSRVEVKGIEHFIALKDDGKPGLIFSTHLANWELPAICAAAYDLETTAVFRAPNDPAIAAVVHEIRSGAMGGLAAAKQGAAFAMQGVLEKGGHLGMLIDQHFTRGVVVPFFGRPALTNPIMGKFARRFECPVHGVRVVRLPDHRFRLELTPPLDLPRDAGGEIDVEGAMAMMTAVVEGWVREHPEQWLWMHRRWRPNMIPAAARAEFDHARATVPVFKAT from the coding sequence ATGATCGGCGTGATCCGCGCCCTGTTCGGCTTCCTGCGCCTGCTGGGACCCGACCGCGCCAGCGATCTCGGCGGCTGGCTCCTGCGCACGGCAAGCCCGCTGATCCCGGTCAACCGCGTCGCGCTCGCCAATATCCGGGCCGCCTTCCCCGAGAAGGACGAGGCCGAGGTCAGGCGCATCGCGCGCGGCGCCTGGGAAAACCTCGGCCGCGTCGCCGGCGAATACGCCAATCTCGGCGCCCTCTTCGACTACGACTACCACAACCCCGACAAGCCCTCGCGCGTCGAGGTCAAGGGCATCGAGCATTTCATCGCGCTCAAGGATGACGGCAAGCCCGGCCTGATCTTCTCGACCCATCTCGCCAATTGGGAGCTGCCGGCGATCTGCGCGGCGGCCTACGATCTCGAGACCACCGCCGTCTTCCGCGCCCCCAACGACCCGGCGATCGCGGCCGTGGTCCACGAGATCCGCTCCGGCGCCATGGGCGGGCTCGCGGCGGCCAAGCAGGGAGCCGCCTTCGCCATGCAGGGCGTGCTGGAGAAGGGCGGCCATCTCGGCATGCTGATCGACCAGCATTTCACCCGCGGCGTGGTCGTGCCCTTCTTCGGCCGCCCGGCGCTGACCAACCCGATCATGGGCAAGTTCGCCCGCCGCTTCGAATGCCCGGTCCATGGCGTGCGGGTGGTGCGCCTGCCGGACCACCGCTTCCGGCTGGAGCTGACGCCGCCGCTCGACCTGCCGCGCGACGCCGGGGGTGAGATCGACGTCGAGGGCGCGATGGCGATGATGACGGCCGTGGTCGAGGGCTGGGTGCGCGAGCATCCCGAGCAATGGCTCTGGATGCATCGCCGCTGGCGCCCCAACATGATTCCGGCCGCCGCGCGCGCCGAATTCGATCACGCCCGCGCGACGGTGCCGGTTTTCAAGGCAACGTGA